In Streptomyces seoulensis, the following are encoded in one genomic region:
- the mmpB gene encoding morphogenic membrane protein MmpB, giving the protein MLWSDPENEPPEELRRMEEKLRRLGLFMALAMVLAMIVIGLR; this is encoded by the coding sequence ATGCTGTGGTCAGACCCGGAGAACGAGCCGCCCGAGGAACTCCGCCGGATGGAGGAGAAGCTCAGGCGGCTCGGCCTCTTCATGGCCCTGGCCATGGTGCTGGCGATGATCGTCATCGGGCTGAGGTGA
- a CDS encoding IS481 family transposase encodes MPHRNARLTVFGRRLLVERVRSGRPVAHVAAEMGISRATAHKWIRRWRTEGEAGLQDRSSRPRTTPHRTASAVEDRVCDLRQSRKLGPARIGPIVGLPASTVHRILTRHRLNRLAWIDRPTGTVIRRYERDRPGELIHVDVKKLGRIPDGGGHKTNGREAGRPIRGMGFDYVHSAVDDHSRLAYSEIHPDEKVATCAGFLTRAAAFFHAQGIDRIERVLTDNAWAYRKGLAWKKVLTEIGAAGKLTRPYRPQTNGKVERFNRTLLDEWAYQRPYTTNTERTDALADFLHTYNHHRCHTALGGHPPISRVNNAAGQYT; translated from the coding sequence GTGCCCCACCGTAATGCCCGGCTGACCGTCTTCGGTAGGAGGCTGCTGGTCGAGCGTGTCCGCTCAGGCCGTCCGGTCGCTCATGTGGCCGCCGAGATGGGTATCTCCCGTGCCACCGCCCATAAGTGGATCCGCCGGTGGCGGACCGAGGGTGAGGCGGGACTGCAGGACCGCTCCAGCCGACCTCGCACGACGCCGCACCGGACCGCGTCCGCGGTGGAAGACCGCGTCTGCGACCTGCGGCAGAGCCGCAAGCTGGGCCCGGCCCGGATCGGCCCGATCGTGGGCCTTCCCGCCTCGACCGTGCACCGGATCCTGACCCGCCACCGCCTCAACCGGCTGGCCTGGATCGACCGGCCGACCGGCACCGTGATCCGCCGTTACGAGCGTGACCGGCCGGGCGAGCTGATCCACGTGGACGTGAAGAAGCTGGGCCGGATCCCCGACGGCGGCGGCCACAAGACCAACGGCCGCGAGGCCGGCCGCCCGATCCGCGGCATGGGCTTCGACTACGTCCACTCCGCCGTCGACGACCACTCCCGCCTGGCCTACAGCGAGATCCACCCCGACGAGAAAGTCGCGACCTGCGCGGGCTTCCTGACCCGCGCGGCCGCCTTCTTCCACGCCCAGGGCATCGACCGGATCGAGCGGGTCCTGACCGACAACGCCTGGGCCTACCGCAAGGGCCTGGCCTGGAAAAAGGTGCTCACCGAGATCGGTGCGGCCGGCAAGCTGACTCGCCCCTACCGGCCGCAGACCAACGGCAAGGTCGAACGCTTCAACCGCACCCTGCTCGACGAATGGGCCTACCAGCGGCCCTACACCACCAACACCGAACGCACCGACGCCCTGGCAGACTTCCTCCACACCTACAACCACCACCGCTGCCACACCGCACTCGGAGGCCACCCACCGATCAGCCGCGTCAACAACGCTGCGGGTCAATACACCTAG
- a CDS encoding acyl-CoA carboxylase subunit epsilon translates to MNIKVVRGNPTPEELAAALAVVRARAVAAAEPSSGAKGPRDAWSDPARIATRRLPQPGPASWSRTYWP, encoded by the coding sequence ATGAACATCAAGGTCGTACGAGGCAACCCGACCCCGGAGGAGCTGGCCGCCGCCCTGGCGGTGGTCCGCGCCCGCGCCGTGGCGGCGGCCGAGCCGTCGTCCGGCGCGAAGGGGCCGCGCGACGCGTGGTCGGACCCGGCCCGCATCGCCACCCGGCGCCTGCCCCAGCCGGGGCCGGCGTCCTGGTCCCGGACCTACTGGCCCTAG
- a CDS encoding acyl-CoA carboxylase subunit beta: MSEPEERHDTDIHTTAGKLADLQRRIHEATHAGSERAVEKQHAKGKLTARERIELLLDEDSFVELDEFARHRSTNFGLESNRPYGDGVVTGYGTVDGRPVAVFSQDFTVFGGALGEVYGQKIVKVMDFALKTGCPVIGINDSGGARIQEGVASLGAYGEIFRRNTHASGVIPQISLVVGPCAGGAVYSPAITDFTVMVDQTSHMFITGPDVIKTVTGEDVGFEELGGARTHNTNSGVAHHMAGDEKDAIEYVKQLLSYLPSNNLSEAPVYPEEADLGLSDEDRELDVLVPDSANQPYDMHTVLEHVLDDGEFFETQALFAPNILTGFGRVEGHPVGLVANQPMQFAGCLDIKASEKAARFVRTCDAFNIPVLTFVDVPGFLPGVDQELDGIIRRGAKLIYAYAEATVPLITVITRKAFGGAYDVMGSKHLGADLNLAWPTAQIAVMGAQGAVNILHRRTIAEAEGAGTGEETRARLVREYEDALLNPYVAAERGYVDAVIMPSDTRAHIVRGLRQLRTKRESLPPKKHGNIPL, from the coding sequence ATGTCCGAGCCGGAAGAGCGTCACGACACCGACATCCACACGACCGCCGGGAAGCTCGCGGATCTCCAGCGGCGCATCCACGAGGCGACGCACGCCGGTTCGGAACGCGCGGTGGAGAAGCAGCACGCCAAGGGCAAACTGACGGCCCGTGAACGCATCGAACTCCTCCTGGACGAGGATTCGTTCGTCGAGCTGGACGAATTCGCCCGGCACCGTTCCACCAACTTCGGCCTGGAGTCGAACCGCCCGTACGGCGACGGTGTCGTCACCGGGTACGGCACGGTGGACGGCCGCCCGGTGGCCGTCTTCTCCCAGGACTTCACCGTCTTCGGCGGCGCCCTCGGCGAGGTGTACGGCCAGAAGATCGTCAAGGTCATGGACTTCGCGCTGAAGACCGGCTGCCCGGTCATCGGCATCAACGACTCCGGCGGCGCGCGCATCCAGGAGGGTGTCGCCTCGCTGGGCGCGTACGGCGAGATCTTCCGCCGCAACACCCACGCCTCCGGGGTGATCCCGCAGATCAGCCTGGTCGTCGGCCCGTGCGCGGGCGGCGCGGTGTACTCCCCGGCGATCACCGACTTCACGGTGATGGTCGACCAGACCTCGCACATGTTCATCACCGGCCCCGACGTGATCAAGACGGTCACCGGTGAGGACGTCGGCTTCGAGGAGCTGGGCGGCGCCCGCACCCACAACACCAACTCCGGTGTGGCCCACCACATGGCGGGCGACGAGAAGGACGCGATCGAGTACGTCAAGCAGCTGCTGTCGTACCTGCCGTCCAACAACCTCAGCGAGGCCCCGGTCTACCCGGAGGAGGCGGACCTCGGCCTGAGCGACGAGGACCGCGAGCTGGACGTCCTCGTGCCGGACAGCGCCAACCAGCCGTACGACATGCACACCGTGCTCGAACACGTCCTGGACGACGGGGAGTTCTTCGAGACGCAGGCCCTGTTCGCGCCGAACATCCTCACCGGGTTCGGCCGGGTCGAGGGGCACCCGGTGGGGCTGGTCGCCAACCAGCCGATGCAGTTCGCGGGGTGCCTGGACATCAAGGCGTCCGAGAAGGCCGCCCGGTTCGTGCGCACCTGCGACGCGTTCAACATCCCGGTGCTGACCTTCGTGGACGTGCCCGGCTTCCTGCCCGGCGTGGACCAGGAGCTGGACGGCATCATCCGGCGCGGCGCCAAGCTGATCTACGCCTACGCCGAGGCCACCGTCCCGCTGATCACCGTCATCACCCGCAAGGCGTTCGGCGGCGCGTACGACGTGATGGGCTCCAAGCACCTGGGCGCCGACCTCAACCTGGCGTGGCCGACCGCGCAGATCGCGGTGATGGGCGCGCAGGGCGCGGTCAACATCCTGCACCGTCGCACCATCGCCGAGGCGGAGGGCGCGGGCACGGGTGAGGAGACGCGGGCGCGGCTGGTCCGGGAGTACGAGGACGCGCTGCTCAACCCGTACGTGGCGGCCGAGCGCGGCTACGTGGACGCGGTGATCATGCCGTCGGACACCCGCGCGCACATCGTCCGGGGGCTGCGTCAGCTGCGTACCAAGCGGGAATCCCTCCCTCCGAAGAAGCACGGCAACATCCCCCTGTAG
- a CDS encoding biotin--[acetyl-CoA-carboxylase] ligase, whose amino-acid sequence MTPHNASGPSRWSDLDRPPLNATALRRGLLHEGGLWTSVDVVQRTGSTNSDLVARAASGAADEGAVLVAEEQTAGRGRLDRRWTAPPRSGLFFSVLLRPAGVPLERWGWLPLLTGVAVATGLSRAAGVDTALKWPNDLLVTVGGEERKAGGILAERAGEDGVVVGVGLNVTLRADELPVPQAGSLALADAVSTDRDTLLRSVLRSLDTWYDRWRSADGDPVTSTLQETYAAGCATLGRQVRAELPGDRALVGEAVAIDGDGRLVIATAEGTREAVGAGDIVHLRPA is encoded by the coding sequence ATGACGCCGCACAATGCCTCAGGCCCCAGCCGCTGGTCCGACCTGGACCGTCCGCCGCTCAACGCGACCGCGCTGCGCCGCGGGCTCCTCCACGAGGGCGGGCTGTGGACCTCGGTGGACGTCGTCCAGCGCACCGGCTCCACCAACTCCGACCTCGTCGCCCGCGCGGCCTCCGGTGCGGCGGACGAGGGCGCGGTGCTGGTCGCCGAGGAGCAGACGGCCGGGCGCGGACGGCTGGACCGGCGCTGGACGGCCCCGCCGCGCTCGGGCCTGTTCTTCTCCGTCCTGCTGCGCCCCGCCGGGGTCCCGCTGGAGCGCTGGGGCTGGCTCCCGCTGCTCACCGGCGTCGCCGTGGCCACCGGTCTGTCCCGCGCGGCCGGGGTCGACACCGCCCTGAAGTGGCCCAACGACCTGCTGGTCACCGTCGGCGGCGAGGAGCGCAAGGCGGGCGGCATCCTGGCCGAGCGCGCCGGGGAGGACGGCGTGGTCGTCGGCGTCGGCCTCAACGTCACCCTGCGCGCCGACGAACTCCCCGTCCCGCAGGCGGGCTCGCTGGCACTGGCCGACGCGGTCTCCACCGACCGCGACACCCTGCTCCGCTCGGTGCTCCGCTCCCTGGACACCTGGTACGACCGCTGGCGCTCGGCCGACGGCGACCCCGTCACCAGCACCCTCCAGGAGACCTACGCGGCCGGCTGCGCCACCCTCGGCCGCCAGGTCCGCGCCGAGCTGCCCGGCGACCGCGCGCTCGTCGGCGAGGCGGTCGCGATCGACGGCGACGGACGACTGGTCATCGCCACGGCGGAGGGGACGCGGGAGGCCGTGGGGGCGGGGGACATCGTGCACCTGCGCCCCGCCTAG